One region of Microbacterium sp. M28 genomic DNA includes:
- a CDS encoding endonuclease/exonuclease/phosphatase family protein translates to MSRTRRSLGAAGIAAALILAGGTAAPAIAAQPAASDDREVRSDARFATFNASLNRGADGQLVSDLSAPGNAQADAVAEIIQRAQPDVLLINEFDYDAEGEALRLFQDNYLSVPHGDAEPVTYPYRYTAPVNTGVPSGFDLNNDGQVVGGDDAWGFGGFPGQYGMAVYSKFPIDEESVRTFQKFRWADMPDALLPDDPTTAEPADFYSEDELGSFPLSSKSHWDVPVQVSKNKTVHFLVSHPTPPTFDGVEDRNGTRNHDEIRFWADYISGADYIYDDAGRSGGLRGGDLFVIAGDQNADPNDGDSTAGAIDQLLTHPAVNTRWVPASAGGAEASVLQAGVNAEHTGDAAQDTADFSEPPGNLRVDYVLPSRQIRIIDSAVFWPEQADPLAALTGVYPFPSSDHRLVWTDVDVPGAKTGR, encoded by the coding sequence ATGAGCAGAACACGACGCAGCCTGGGCGCAGCCGGCATCGCCGCGGCCCTCATCCTGGCGGGAGGCACGGCCGCCCCGGCGATCGCTGCCCAGCCCGCGGCATCCGATGACCGGGAGGTCCGTTCCGACGCACGATTCGCGACGTTCAACGCGTCGCTGAACCGCGGCGCCGACGGGCAGCTCGTCAGCGATCTGTCAGCGCCTGGCAACGCGCAGGCGGATGCCGTCGCCGAGATCATCCAGCGTGCGCAACCCGACGTGCTGCTGATCAACGAGTTCGACTACGACGCCGAGGGAGAGGCGCTGCGCCTCTTCCAGGACAACTACCTCTCCGTGCCGCACGGCGATGCCGAGCCCGTCACGTATCCGTACCGGTACACGGCGCCCGTGAACACCGGCGTGCCGAGCGGGTTCGACCTCAACAACGACGGCCAGGTGGTCGGTGGCGACGATGCGTGGGGCTTCGGCGGGTTCCCCGGTCAGTACGGGATGGCGGTGTACTCGAAGTTCCCGATCGACGAGGAGTCCGTACGGACCTTCCAGAAATTCCGCTGGGCCGACATGCCGGACGCGCTGCTGCCGGACGACCCGACCACGGCCGAGCCGGCGGACTTCTACTCCGAGGACGAGCTCGGGTCCTTCCCGTTGTCGAGCAAGTCCCACTGGGACGTCCCCGTGCAGGTCTCGAAGAACAAGACTGTGCATTTCCTCGTGTCGCATCCGACACCGCCGACGTTCGACGGCGTCGAAGACCGCAACGGTACGCGCAATCACGACGAGATCCGGTTCTGGGCGGACTACATCTCCGGGGCGGACTACATCTACGATGACGCGGGCCGGTCCGGCGGGCTGCGCGGGGGAGATCTCTTCGTGATCGCGGGCGACCAGAACGCCGATCCGAACGACGGCGACTCGACGGCCGGCGCGATCGACCAGCTGCTCACGCACCCGGCCGTGAACACCCGATGGGTTCCCGCGAGTGCCGGTGGAGCCGAGGCGTCCGTGCTGCAGGCGGGTGTCAACGCGGAGCACACCGGGGATGCCGCGCAGGACACGGCGGACTTCTCGGAGCCTCCCGGGAATCTGCGCGTCGACTATGTGCTGCCGAGCCGGCAGATCCGCATCATCGACTCCGCCGTGTTCTGGCCGGAGCAGGCCGATCCGCTCGCAGCGCTGACCGGCGTGTATCCGTTCCCGTCGAGCGATCACCGTCTCGTGTGGACGGACGTCGACGTGCCGGGGGCGAAGACCGGGCGCTGA
- a CDS encoding threonine aldolase family protein: MSTLHDPAIRGFASDNYSGIHPEILAAITAANDGHQVAYGEDAYTERLQEVFRAHFGADAEAFPVFNGTGANVTGLQSMLPRWGAVISASTAHINVDEGGAPERIGGFKLLTVPTDDGKLTPELVDREAWGWGDEHRAQPLVVSITQSTELGTLYTPDEIRALADHAHERGMKLHLDGARISNAAAALGVPFAAFTRDAGVDVLSFGGTKNGAMLGEAVVVLNPEASTGLIYSRKFNMQLASKMRFVSAQLIALLDGDLWLRNASHSNAMAQRLRSGIEAGLADGSIRGVTFTQPTQANGVFATLPEGIADRLRESFRFYDWDAARNEVRWMCSFDTAESDVDAFIAEIGRLTTA; this comes from the coding sequence GTGAGCACCCTCCATGACCCCGCGATCCGGGGCTTCGCATCGGACAACTACTCCGGCATCCACCCCGAGATCCTGGCGGCCATCACCGCTGCGAACGACGGGCACCAGGTCGCCTACGGCGAGGACGCCTACACCGAGCGCCTGCAGGAGGTCTTCCGCGCGCACTTCGGTGCGGATGCCGAGGCGTTCCCCGTCTTCAACGGCACCGGTGCGAACGTTACCGGCCTGCAGTCGATGCTCCCCCGTTGGGGTGCCGTCATCTCGGCATCCACCGCCCACATCAACGTGGACGAGGGCGGCGCTCCTGAGCGCATCGGCGGCTTCAAGCTCCTGACCGTGCCGACCGACGACGGCAAGCTCACCCCGGAGCTCGTGGACCGTGAGGCCTGGGGCTGGGGCGATGAGCACCGCGCCCAGCCGCTCGTGGTGTCGATCACCCAGTCGACCGAGCTCGGCACCCTGTACACGCCGGACGAGATCCGCGCCCTCGCGGATCACGCCCACGAACGCGGGATGAAGCTGCACCTGGACGGTGCGCGCATCTCGAACGCCGCCGCTGCGCTCGGCGTCCCCTTCGCCGCCTTCACGCGCGACGCCGGGGTCGACGTGCTCAGCTTCGGCGGCACGAAGAACGGGGCGATGCTCGGCGAAGCGGTCGTCGTGCTGAACCCCGAGGCGTCCACCGGGTTGATCTACTCGCGCAAGTTCAACATGCAGCTCGCGTCCAAGATGCGCTTCGTGTCGGCGCAGCTGATCGCCCTGCTCGACGGCGACCTCTGGCTGCGCAACGCATCTCACTCCAACGCGATGGCGCAGCGACTGCGCTCCGGCATCGAGGCAGGACTCGCCGACGGCTCCATCCGGGGCGTGACGTTCACGCAGCCGACCCAGGCCAACGGCGTCTTCGCGACGCTCCCAGAGGGCATCGCCGATCGGCTTCGCGAGTCGTTCCGTTTCTACGACTGGGACGCCGCGCGCAACGAGGTGCGCTGGATGTGCAGCTTCGACACCGCCGAGAGCGACGTCGACGCCTTCATCGCCGAGATCGGCCGGCTGACCACCGCGTGA
- a CDS encoding tyrosine-protein phosphatase, with the protein MTDWEGAFNLRDLGGLPLADGGATAHGRVYRSGRTETLTDAGWSALRAAGVRTIVDLRNAPERARRDTDPVLVTEHAAGVVVVHAPTEDPDDAEFMRVCGPWLDHPRSYADNTRLYPERFAAVFTALAASEGSALFHCAGGRDRTGMIAAMLLSLAEVEREAILLDYAAGFREASRRHARDLPAVPIPGQGGYVEPKFSDEEIETRIADRVAALDGWLSELDVRSYLRDAGMTASDVDALARRLRD; encoded by the coding sequence GTGACCGACTGGGAGGGCGCCTTCAACCTGCGCGATCTCGGCGGGCTGCCGCTGGCCGACGGCGGCGCGACGGCGCACGGGCGCGTCTACCGCTCCGGCCGCACCGAGACGCTGACGGATGCCGGGTGGAGCGCGCTGCGCGCCGCAGGCGTCCGCACGATCGTCGACCTGCGCAACGCTCCTGAGCGCGCGCGCCGGGACACGGACCCGGTGCTCGTGACGGAGCACGCCGCGGGCGTCGTCGTCGTGCATGCACCCACCGAGGACCCGGACGACGCGGAGTTCATGCGCGTCTGCGGGCCGTGGCTGGATCACCCGCGCTCGTACGCCGACAACACGCGTCTGTACCCCGAGCGCTTCGCCGCCGTGTTCACCGCGCTCGCCGCGTCCGAGGGCAGCGCACTGTTCCACTGCGCCGGTGGCAGGGATCGGACCGGAATGATCGCCGCGATGTTGCTCTCTCTGGCCGAGGTCGAGCGCGAGGCCATCCTGCTCGATTATGCCGCCGGGTTCCGCGAGGCCAGTCGACGGCACGCGCGCGACCTCCCCGCCGTGCCGATTCCCGGGCAGGGCGGCTACGTCGAACCGAAGTTCAGCGACGAGGAGATCGAGACGCGCATCGCCGACCGAGTCGCCGCCCTGGACGGGTGGCTGTCCGAACTGGACGTGCGCTCGTATCTGCGGGATGCCGGCATGACGGCATCCGATGTCGACGCGCTCGCGCGGCGGCTGCGGGACTGA